The Candidatus Omnitrophota bacterium genome contains the following window.
AACCGCATACACAGCCGATACGAGAATCATCAAAATAACAGACCAGTTTTTTTATAGCATCTGGTTCAAAAAAAGCATTGGCATCACTAAAAATAATAATGCCATGCTTGGTGCGCGGGAGTGTTTCATTGAGAACGTTGGCTTTTCCTTGCCTTTTGGAGTAATCAAACAAAATGACGCCATCTAAGTTGTACCTTCTTACAATTTCATTGGTACGGTCATCCGATCCATCAGAAGCAATAATTATCTCTAGGCGATCTTTAGGGTAGTCGAGTTCGAGGCAATTTTTTATTCGCTTTTCTATAACCTTCTCTTCATTATACGCTGCAATAATCAGCGATACTTTTGGAAGATTTTCAGTGGTTGTAAACTTCGGCCGCTGGATAAATTTATCAAATAAAAACAATAGCATCGGATATAAAATATAGGCATATCCGATTAAAAAAATAGATAGCCAAAATGAAAATTTGATTATGCTATACATCGACTTGACATCCTTTTTTATGTCTTATCATTGTTCGGAGTGATTTTATAATCCTTTTTAAGCTCGGATCAAACAGCTGGCTTTTAATGATACATCTAACAAACAATCTATAATCCTTCTTTTCCATACATAGAATTTGTCGGGCAATACTCCAGAGTTTTTCGGCGTAGATTTCTCGATAAGAAGAATGCAGAGCAAAGGCTTCCGGTGCATAACTACACACAATCTTGTATTCGTATATGAATTTAGCAATTGGATTTGATTTTGTCGTACTATTTTTTCGAACTTTATAAATATACAAGGGTTCTTCAACTTTGCATATTTTAAATCCATGTTTTGCTAATCTTATCCACATTTCCCAATCCTCGCGAATACGAAAATCTTTATGGAATCCGCCTACTTTTTTAAAACACTCCTTCATTATGACAACTTTTGATGGACCCCCAATCACATCTTCCCTAAGAACAGCAGAATATAAATTTTCATTAGCGCCAATCGCAACAGGTGCTTTAAAAAAATCTTTTTTTATGGTGGCCTCACTTGCATCTAACTCTAGCCGGTAGGCGTTTGTATATACCCATTGGCAGGCATTTGCAACCATGGCTTCGGTAGTCTTCTGCAGGAATTCTGGCAGCCATTCATCATCTGCATCTAAAAAGGCAACATATTGGCCTCTGGCCTCAGTAATTCCTTTATTTCGAGCAGCAGACGGCCCTTTATTTGCCTGCGAAAAATATCTTATGACCGAAGGATGTTGACGAATAAATCTTTCAGCCACTTCACGGGTATTGTCGGTTGATCCGTCATCCACAATAATTATTTCAAAATCCTTATATGACTGATTAAGTACACTGTTGACGGCATCCGGCAAATATTGAGCCCGGTTGTATATAGGGATAATAACGCTAACGTTCGGCATATTAAAAACCCTTATGTTCTTACTTTACAGTTGTATTCCAATGATTGATAAAGGCACTCAGTACTTTTAACCATCCTATCAATGGAAAAATGCCGACGCACCCGTTTATGTCCGGTCTCTCCCATCTTTTTGGCCAAGACTGGATCTTTGATTAATTTTTCCATTGTATCGGCCAAAGCCGTCGCATTATCAGGCGGCACCAAATATCCTGTCTCACCATTTACGACTTGCTCTCCATTGCCACCCACATCTGTTGCAATAACAGGAATCCTTTTCTCCATACATTCACAGATAGCAACAGAAAGCCCTTCGGTTATAGAAGAAAGAACCGATATATCCGCTACATCCAAAATTCTTGGCACATCTTTTCGCAAACCCGTAAATGTTAATTTATGTTTATCAATCAAATCCTGCCCTTGTCTTATAAGAGACTCTTTCAAGGGCCCCTCCCCGATGATAAAAGCATTAAAATCTATATCCTTAAGATCAAGCATTCTCAATGCCTCAATAAAAATATGATTGGCTTTTTGGGGAACTAACCGTCCAATATTGACAATTACAGGATCGGCGTTGCGCATATTCAATTCGTCACGTATTGCTTGGATATGCGTTTTGTTTGTTATTTTTTCGCTTGGCGGAACACAGTTGTAAATCACTTCCATTTTTGAAATGGGAATCCCAACAATATTTGCGTAAAACTTTTTAACCTCCTTACTAACAACGATAACTTTATCGGTCACGCGCGATAAAATCCTATCGAACATTTTTTGATACCATTTTTTCCAGAAATCTACATTTTGCTCTGTCGCAATAGTAACAGGGGTATTTGTCAATTTAGCGGCAATGCGGCCCCAGAAGTTTCCACCCCACATATGCGTATGAACAATATGAATATCGTTGCCTCTAATAATTTTCATAATTCTTCCAATGATCGAGAAATCTATACCTCTTTTTTTATTCAGTGCAAATATTTTGACGACTGAATCTCTTACCGAATCAGCAAATTCGCCTTCGTCATTCAGGCAACATAAGAATAATCTGTACTTATCTTTATTCGTGCCGCGAATCAAATGGATAAGAGCTTGTTCCCCACCACCCAAGCCGAGACTCCAAATTACATGTAAAATATTAATTTTGGTATTCGCCTTATGCCTTTTATTATTCGTCTCGCGTTTTAATTCTTTTCGTTTCTGCACTTGCTTATGCATCCATTCAAAAGCTCCGGCTATTTTTTTCCTAAAATCAAACAAATTGTCAAAACCGCTTATTTCTATCCGCTGCATTTCCAAAGCTGGAGTTTCTTCAGTATTTATGCCCGGTTTTATAGTAAAAGCGACACCGCACCCTATTTCCTTTAAAATCTCTAATGTATCTTGATTGTAATCACCATAAGGATAACAGAATATCTTCTGGTCAATTTCAGAATTAAGATGCTGACGCAATATGGCAATGCCTTTAAGAATTTCTTCTTTTTGTTGGCTCTTGGTTAGCTGTGACAAATGAAGGTGTGTAGCTGTGTGATTGCCAAACGTAATTTCACCTTCAGCCATTTTTTTTACTTCTTGCCAATTTAACATATCAGGGTCTGGCATTTGAACAAAGCGCTGGGCTTTATAATTAGTCCCAATTCTATCCGTTGCTAAAAAGATACAAGCTGATAAATTTAATTCCTTAAGAATAGGGTGAGCATTCAAATAATTATCACGATAGCCGTCGTCAAAAGTTATAACAACTACGGGTTTTTGCTGGTTATAAATTAGCTTTATTCTATTTTCCGGGTTAATCAGTTCTGTTACGCTGACAACCTTACAGTGTTTTTTTAAATACTTTGCCTGTGCATGAAAAATAGCTACGGGCGTATTGAGCTCGCTGGGGGGTAAATCATCGTTAACCCGATGATATGTCAAGACAATAATACCTTCCCGCTTTTTAAAGAAACTCAATAGATAAAAAAATGTGCTCAGTAGTGATCTGGCAATATATTTCATAAACTACCCATAAACAAATTTCTTAACTGTGCCGCGTTATTTATTACATCGAATTTTTCTTTTACGATTCTCTGCGCTGAAACTAACAACTTTTCTCTGAGTTTATTGTCATGATATAACTTTTCGATGGCATCGGCAATCATTGCAGAATTCTTTTCAGGAATAATCAAGCCAGTTTCTCCGTCCTTAATTAATTCCGGAAGAGACGGTAACATCGTACAAATAACCGACGCACCGGCCGCAATGGCCTCCATAAGCACATTAGGTATGCCCCAGTGAATTTCGGGAACCATAGACAGTACAAAAACATCAGCTTGTCGATAAATCGGTATAAGCCGTTCCTGAGTTACATAGCCCGTTATCTCAACATTATCTTTGAGGTTTAGTGAATCGACTTGAGCCTTTAGCTCTTCTTCTAACTTACCACCACCGGCAATCGTACATTTGAATGAGAAACCTCTCTCTTTTAATATCTTGCATGCGTCAATAAGATACTTAAATCCTTTACATTCAAGTAATGAGCCTACTGATAATATTCTAAAAATTCCGCCATCTTCTTTAATTTTTTTTCGGGGGACCAATCTACTAATATCAATACCATGATAATTAATGATGATTTTCTTAGGTTCAAAATGACGTTTATTTCGGTTTTGCACCACATCAAGTAGGCGCCTTTTATTATCAGCTGTACATGTTGTTATAAACCTGGCATAATGCATTTTTTCAGCCAGCATAGTTGTATCGAGATAGATATCATGGGCATGCCCTGTAAAACTAAATAGGATTCGATTTACCTTAGAGATAACAAAGGCAATTGTTGCCGGATATGTAGCCCATTGACCATGAACATGTGTAATTTTTTGCTTCTTAGTTAACCAAGCAAAACCAATTGTTTTAGGCCAAGCAATCATCGTCTTTAAGAAAAAGTTTGGGCTCGCAATATTGCCAAAGAAGACTACTGTAAAAGCAGTAATATATCGAATCGGATAGCGAATGAAATAAAACAGGTTAATGGCGATTACCTTTAAGGATATAAAAGGAAGGTAATGCGTTATGTCTATTAAACCTTTTGCTTCTTCATGAATGATTTCGTCTTTCGGCGTTTTGATTGAATAAATGATAAAATTCAATCCGCTTTTTTTTAATTGTGCGAGTTCACGCAAAATAAATGTCTCGCTATACCGAGGGAATGAGGAAACGATAAACGCGACCTTGGGTTTTAACAACTGTTGATAAAGATCTTCTGTATTCTGTGCTAATTTCTGGGAGCTAAAGTGTTTTCTAACGCGATTGTATCCTGCTTGCCCCATACGTGTTCTTAATTCTTTATTGTTCAATAATTGAATTAACTTTTCAGCCATAAATTGAGGATTGGACTCTGGAACAAAAAAACCTGTTTTGTTATTGATAATCAATTCCTGACATCCGTCGACATTAGTAGCCACAACAGGCTTGGAGCAAGCCATATACTCTAAAATCACATTAGGGCAACCCTCATAATGCGTCGAAAGTACGCCAACGTCTATCATATTACTTAAATCAGGCATATCCTTGCGCACACCTGTGAAAATTATGTTAGGAATTCCTTGTTTCTTTACGTATTGTTCAAGCTCTGCCTTCTTTTTACCGTCTCCTATAGCGAGGAAATAAACATTCTTCATGAGCCCAGATACTCCTACAGCCGCGGCAAAAAATGTTTCATAATCCTTTTGCAGACTAAAACGGGCTACCATGCCCACGATAAGCGCATCTTCAGGGATACCCAAATCTTTGCGCAATTCCTGTGGATGACTCAAGTGTTCAAAACGCTTTGTATCCATTCCATTGTAGATTGTTACAATTTTTTTCGAATCGAGCTTTCTTTCACGTATCAAGAATGTTCTAAGCGATTCGGCATTTACCGTAATGACATCCGTAAACCACGATAAAATTCTATCCGCAAATATATGGTGAGGCTTCATCCATAAATTCCGGTCCCGAATAGAACAAATAATATTTTTTATACCAGCAATCTTTGCGGCTAAACGACCATAACAATCCGCCGTAAATAAATATGTGTGGACAATTTGAGGTTTCTCCTTCTTAAACAGACGAATCATATCAATTAACGTCCGCGCATTAAAGAACCCCTTGTGTCGAAAACTGATAATCTCATAACCTAAATCACTAATTTTATGGCCTAATAAATTGTAAGTCTCGTCTAAATTGACAATTTTAATATCGTACACATTGCGATTAGCAAACTTGAGATACTCAAGAATCTGTTGTTGTGCCCCTCCTATCCCCAGATGGTCAATAACGATGATAAGCTTAGTCTTCACAATTTACTCCCATGAACGATAGGCCCCGCCTTCTTTTAATCCGCAAATGCCACTCATTGATTTACCTTATCCTTCTTAATAAACTCAAAAGCCCCGATATCCGGGAATCCGTCACTCCGAAGATTATTATCATAATCATTGGTGATGCTGTTAATAATAACACCGGCATCAATTGCCTTAGAATTCACTGTAAGCTTAAGACCACCGTCCGTAAAAGTATCATCGTTGGCAAATCCCGGCTCAGCAAACTTACTCCCCTTCTCTTGCTCTGGATAATCCACCTTTTTTAACCATGTTTTAAAATCAATATCATTCGCCCTAAACCATTTAGAGCCAAGATGAAAGGGCTTTTTCTTACTGGAATGATACCAAAGGTTATGATCAAAAGACAAACCAAGAAAAGGCTCGCGTCTCCCTAATGGATCGGTCTTTATGTGTAGCAGATAAGTACTTGAATGCTTGGCAGAGACAATATTATTAAAAATGGAAACATTTTCATTGTTTCCACCATTATATGGAATCTTAATTCCTATAAAGTCTTCACCATTACCTTTTGCGTTCGGAAGGACAATGGTATTGTGGGCAATGAGAATATTTTTCATAGCGGAACCCCTAACGGCACCATAATGCGTTATTCCTCTGCGACAATTGACAATAATATTATTAGTAATCCTTATATTAGAGGTAACAGCTGGAGATTTTTCGTCGGCTGTCATGATACCCTCCGCTCTAAGACGCCGAAAACATTTTCCATCACGCGAGTTCTTGTCACCGTTGTTATATAAATCTCGCATATTAGGTTCATGACAGAAAATAAGATTCCCCTCGACAAGCACATCTTTCCTCTTATTTATGTAGATATTGACGCTCCAATTATCAGAAACTATGTTATCTTTAATAATAGCGCCGTCCCCAGGCGCACCTATACCTTCACCGCCGTTTTGACTGATGATATTACCGATAATTTTTACATCTTTAGCATAAAAACCATCAATACCTTTACCCCAGCCACTGTCTTTCCATCTTCCTCTTGGCCAATTACGCATGAAGTTATAATAAATGCGATTCTTAATAATTTCTGTGCCGTGGGAGACCTTTTTCCCATAATTAAACATGCTAATACCACTGTTACCGTTAAAGAGAATATTGCATCGTTCGATTCGGTTATGGTCGCCCAATATCTCAATGCCTTTGCCTCCGGCATACTTTATCGTTAAACCATAGAGCGTAACATACTGAGCCCCGCTTAAGAATATGGCATGCTGTTTTTTACTATCCTCAATAACCCCAACTTCAGAATCATTGGGGTTGGTTCCGTTTGGCGCGTAAACATAGAGAACTTTTTCTTTCCAGCTGTAATACCATGTTTCTTCCTTTACATCCCTTAAGGAAAATTCTGGGAAAAGTGGCGTTTCATTAATAACAACAGCAACCGGTTTATCCAAACATTCGGTTTTATAGATATTTCGTTTATACGGTAACCATTTGCCGATATTCATCGATGCATCAATAACGACTTCCCCGTCTCCAAAAGGGCCAATCATTATTCGGTTCTCAGGGCTTCCCTTCTGGTAAATAGTAATTCGATTTATTTTATATCGACCGGATTTTATAAGAATTATGTCGCCCCCTTTTAATTCTTTAAGGGCTCTCTCGATGGTTTTGAACGCATGATCTAGAGAATTACCGATGTTTCCATCATTTCCATTTTTCCCATCAACATAATAGTCTCTGCCGATTGGAGTATGCGAAAAATCGTTATAAACACTAAGTGCTTTTGTGCCGCTGGAATTCCACCAACGACTATCGGTTTGCGCATATGCTGATGGAACAATAAAGAAAATAAATGCTATTACGCCGAGCAGGGCGACATTATGCCTTTTATTGTTTTTTCTATTCGACACTACCTGTTTCCCTTGGGCAACAAATCCTTTGCTAGCAGCTAATAACCCCAATATTATCCAAAAACTACCTACGACATTATCTCGGAAAAAATTAGAGTAAAATATGTTAACAACCATTAATGCCGTTAAACAGCCGATAAAACCTGCACCTAAATAATTAAATTCAGATTTTATTAGTGTTTTTGCTTCAAAGAATATGCACCATAACAACCACAAAAAGGCCAAAAGCCCCAAACTGCCCATCTCCGCCATAATTTGAATAAAGCCATTGTGCGGATCAAAATTGCGCTCATAAGAAATCCGATAGTCCAACTGATTAAAGCCTATTCCCATTATAGGATGTGCATAAAACAAATCCAATGCCACTTGCCATTTGAAAATGCGGCCTTGTGAACCTACATCAAGACTGGAAATATCAAGACTCTCTTCGGATTGCTGCTCATCGACCGTAACCGTGTCATCAATGCGATTAATGAGTGATTGAGGCATCCAATAGCGCCATTTTATTATTCCCAAGGAACCGACGATACACAGCATAACAATCAAAATTTTTGAGCGCTTCAAAAGAAATTTAAATGAAGAAAAAAACGTAATCGCGCTTCCGAGAATAATCGCGAGTAACGAACCTCTGGAATAAGTAGACAACACGCCAGCAAAAATAGCAATAAATCCAATTCCACTAATCAACTTTAATATTTTCTGCTTAGCAAAAAG
Protein-coding sequences here:
- a CDS encoding glycosyltransferase family 2 protein — protein: MPNVSVIIPIYNRAQYLPDAVNSVLNQSYKDFEIIIVDDGSTDNTREVAERFIRQHPSVIRYFSQANKGPSAARNKGITEARGQYVAFLDADDEWLPEFLQKTTEAMVANACQWVYTNAYRLELDASEATIKKDFFKAPVAIGANENLYSAVLREDVIGGPSKVVIMKECFKKVGGFHKDFRIREDWEMWIRLAKHGFKICKVEEPLYIYKVRKNSTTKSNPIAKFIYEYKIVCSYAPEAFALHSSYREIYAEKLWSIARQILCMEKKDYRLFVRCIIKSQLFDPSLKRIIKSLRTMIRHKKGCQVDV
- a CDS encoding glycosyltransferase, giving the protein MKYIARSLLSTFFYLLSFFKKREGIIVLTYHRVNDDLPPSELNTPVAIFHAQAKYLKKHCKVVSVTELINPENRIKLIYNQQKPVVVITFDDGYRDNYLNAHPILKELNLSACIFLATDRIGTNYKAQRFVQMPDPDMLNWQEVKKMAEGEITFGNHTATHLHLSQLTKSQQKEEILKGIAILRQHLNSEIDQKIFCYPYGDYNQDTLEILKEIGCGVAFTIKPGINTEETPALEMQRIEISGFDNLFDFRKKIAGAFEWMHKQVQKRKELKRETNNKRHKANTKINILHVIWSLGLGGGEQALIHLIRGTNKDKYRLFLCCLNDEGEFADSVRDSVVKIFALNKKRGIDFSIIGRIMKIIRGNDIHIVHTHMWGGNFWGRIAAKLTNTPVTIATEQNVDFWKKWYQKMFDRILSRVTDKVIVVSKEVKKFYANIVGIPISKMEVIYNCVPPSEKITNKTHIQAIRDELNMRNADPVIVNIGRLVPQKANHIFIEALRMLDLKDIDFNAFIIGEGPLKESLIRQGQDLIDKHKLTFTGLRKDVPRILDVADISVLSSITEGLSVAICECMEKRIPVIATDVGGNGEQVVNGETGYLVPPDNATALADTMEKLIKDPVLAKKMGETGHKRVRRHFSIDRMVKSTECLYQSLEYNCKVRT
- a CDS encoding glycosyltransferase, with amino-acid sequence MKTKLIIVIDHLGIGGAQQQILEYLKFANRNVYDIKIVNLDETYNLLGHKISDLGYEIISFRHKGFFNARTLIDMIRLFKKEKPQIVHTYLFTADCYGRLAAKIAGIKNIICSIRDRNLWMKPHHIFADRILSWFTDVITVNAESLRTFLIRERKLDSKKIVTIYNGMDTKRFEHLSHPQELRKDLGIPEDALIVGMVARFSLQKDYETFFAAAVGVSGLMKNVYFLAIGDGKKKAELEQYVKKQGIPNIIFTGVRKDMPDLSNMIDVGVLSTHYEGCPNVILEYMACSKPVVATNVDGCQELIINNKTGFFVPESNPQFMAEKLIQLLNNKELRTRMGQAGYNRVRKHFSSQKLAQNTEDLYQQLLKPKVAFIVSSFPRYSETFILRELAQLKKSGLNFIIYSIKTPKDEIIHEEAKGLIDITHYLPFISLKVIAINLFYFIRYPIRYITAFTVVFFGNIASPNFFLKTMIAWPKTIGFAWLTKKQKITHVHGQWATYPATIAFVISKVNRILFSFTGHAHDIYLDTTMLAEKMHYARFITTCTADNKRRLLDVVQNRNKRHFEPKKIIINYHGIDISRLVPRKKIKEDGGIFRILSVGSLLECKGFKYLIDACKILKERGFSFKCTIAGGGKLEEELKAQVDSLNLKDNVEITGYVTQERLIPIYRQADVFVLSMVPEIHWGIPNVLMEAIAAGASVICTMLPSLPELIKDGETGLIIPEKNSAMIADAIEKLYHDNKLREKLLVSAQRIVKEKFDVINNAAQLRNLFMGSL
- a CDS encoding right-handed parallel beta-helix repeat-containing protein, which produces MKTFIFILYMFYLPFRLKIPQLPVGAIVDIFNVIFLGMLISGRKHLRIRPKFELPLFFFLFIWTVSFFYAVFQTIQSVGTPVIVLATNFKRLITLPIGYFVFTYCVKTKKESRLLFNVFLISLAIIGFYTFRTGILEGPSFADHKRGFGPFGESWRASDIAGAFLAMFGPFLFSYFLFAKQKILKLISGIGFIAIFAGVLSTYSRGSLLAIILGSAITFFSSFKFLLKRSKILIVMLCIVGSLGIIKWRYWMPQSLINRIDDTVTVDEQQSEESLDISSLDVGSQGRIFKWQVALDLFYAHPIMGIGFNQLDYRISYERNFDPHNGFIQIMAEMGSLGLLAFLWLLWCIFFEAKTLIKSEFNYLGAGFIGCLTALMVVNIFYSNFFRDNVVGSFWIILGLLAASKGFVAQGKQVVSNRKNNKRHNVALLGVIAFIFFIVPSAYAQTDSRWWNSSGTKALSVYNDFSHTPIGRDYYVDGKNGNDGNIGNSLDHAFKTIERALKELKGGDIILIKSGRYKINRITIYQKGSPENRIMIGPFGDGEVVIDASMNIGKWLPYKRNIYKTECLDKPVAVVINETPLFPEFSLRDVKEETWYYSWKEKVLYVYAPNGTNPNDSEVGVIEDSKKQHAIFLSGAQYVTLYGLTIKYAGGKGIEILGDHNRIERCNILFNGNSGISMFNYGKKVSHGTEIIKNRIYYNFMRNWPRGRWKDSGWGKGIDGFYAKDVKIIGNIISQNGGEGIGAPGDGAIIKDNIVSDNWSVNIYINKRKDVLVEGNLIFCHEPNMRDLYNNGDKNSRDGKCFRRLRAEGIMTADEKSPAVTSNIRITNNIIVNCRRGITHYGAVRGSAMKNILIAHNTIVLPNAKGNGEDFIGIKIPYNGGNNENVSIFNNIVSAKHSSTYLLHIKTDPLGRREPFLGLSFDHNLWYHSSKKKPFHLGSKWFRANDIDFKTWLKKVDYPEQEKGSKFAEPGFANDDTFTDGGLKLTVNSKAIDAGVIINSITNDYDNNLRSDGFPDIGAFEFIKKDKVNQ